One segment of Primulina tabacum isolate GXHZ01 chromosome 6, ASM2559414v2, whole genome shotgun sequence DNA contains the following:
- the LOC142549205 gene encoding LOW QUALITY PROTEIN: CBS domain-containing protein CBSX6-like (The sequence of the model RefSeq protein was modified relative to this genomic sequence to represent the inferred CDS: inserted 2 bases in 2 codons), which translates to MASVFLYHVVGDLTVGKPELCEFADTETLEAAIGAIGESLEGGILVWKKKSQKSVMENAETRQQRFVGILNALDIVAFLSREDSLSNQDKAIKTPVSEVVVPNNSALKVVDPGTRLIDALEMMKQGVKRVLVPRSLVWRGMSKRFSIXYNGKWLKNVDPSSSNSLNTVGNATRPSSSSTSSIQDKFCCLSREDVLRFLIGCLGALAPLPLSSISTLKAVNPNYSSIEASCPAINSTKKLLREPCAVAVVEQTQDGQSKIIGEISXSRLWKCDYLAAAWALANLSAGQFVMGVENFSDTALNEMAAQTDLTNGGEATRSRTFSSRSMGFVCNSSNSNFGVGRTMYRGRTAPLTCKVTSSLAAVMAQMLSHRATHVWVREAEIEDSLVGVMGYADILAAVTRQPGSIVSETHSTS; encoded by the exons ATGGCATCAGTGTTTCTGTACCATGTGGTGGGAGATCTTACAGTGGGAAAGCCTGAGCTATGCGAGTTTGCTGATACGGAGACACTGGAAGCTGCCATCGGCGCTATTGGGGAATCCTTGGAAGGAGGCATTCTGGTGTGGAAGAAGAAATCACAAAAGAGTGTGATGGAGAATGCTGAAACAAGGCAACAAAGGTTTGTTGGCATCCTCAATGCCCTGGATATTGTGGCATTCTTGTCCAGAGAAGATTCTTTGTCTAATCAGGATAAAGCCATTAAAACCCCTGTTTCCGAGGTTGTGGTCCCCAACAACTCCGCTCTCAAGGTTGTTGATCCTGGCACAAG ATTGATAGATGCTTTGGAGATGATGAAACAAGGTGTGAAGCGAGTCCTTGTCCCCAGGAGTTTAGTATGGAGAGGAATGAGCAAGCGCTTTTCCA TTTACAATGGAAAGTGGCTAAAAAATGTAGATCCTTCTTCATCCAACAGTTTGAACACTGTTGGTAATGCTACTCGACCATCATCATCTTCAACGTCCTCCATCCAGGACAAATTTTGCTGCCTATCAAGAGAAGATGTACTTCGCTTCCTCATTGGTTGCCTTGGTGCCTTGGCCCCTTTACCTCTTTCTTCTATTTCCACACTCAAAGCAGTCAACCCAAATTATAGCAGCATCGAAGCATCATGCCCAGCAATCAATTCCACCAAAAAGCTTCTCCGTGAACCTTGTGCTGTGGCAGTTGTGGAGCAAACACAAGACGGCCAAAGTAAGATCATTGGTGAAATTT TATCTAGACTATGGAAATGTGACTACTTGGCTGCTGCTTGGGCACTGGCTAATTTATCAGCTGGACAATTTGTTATGGGAGTTGAAAATTTTTCCGATACTGCGCTTAATGAAATGGCTGCTCAGACCGATTTAACCAATGGTGGTGAGGCAACTAGGTCGAGAACATTCAGTAGCAGAAGTATGGGTTTTGTTTGTAATTCGTccaattcaaattttggagttgGTAGGACCATGTATCGTGGTAGAACTGCTCCTTTAACCTGTAAGGTGACGAGCTCATTGGCCGCTGTCATGGCACAAATGTTGTCACACCGTGCAACCCATGTGTGGGTAAGGGAGGCGGAAATAGAAGATAGTTTAGTTGGCGTGATGGGATATGCTGATATCTTAGCTGCAGTGACCAGACAACCTGGGTCAATCGTTTCTGAAACCCACTCCACATCGTGA